In Dolichospermum flos-aquae CCAP 1403/13F, the following proteins share a genomic window:
- a CDS encoding AAA family ATPase, whose translation MFKQVTLENFRTHKSTTIELYPVTLLIGNNNSGKTNLLAGIQRLCNLVRRGNPDEQISRHVNAARDLYPHRYRLAKDEEPISYSILWNNEDGEINYKIEIHKSDRFINNASCKERVIIKLANNRIPKEVTSGYNQPTAILALREIIRLDSSLKETEKAICELFFLSFDSTLSYHLQPTFLKQMVKDNQDADRKQDNEVNNSFEIEKLRIPVCLNKTGSNFQSILQHFKEKEQRIYSSFIAKLRTVDSSFIGVSYDSNQSSLIWEFDLGRKGTIEEFLPHIISDGFMKIAAISLLASLQNPPALIMLEEIENGINPGNIQQLMNWIWQATSPNQDGFTTSQFILTSHSPSVLREFNQHPDHVYTVRLDKRSRQSDVRNLNTALDTLVGIGAIKDDEVEYETEENTGKQLIKIPKYQLAELWYTGTIG comes from the coding sequence ATGTTTAAACAAGTTACTTTAGAGAATTTTAGAACTCACAAATCAACAACTATAGAATTATATCCAGTAACTTTGTTAATTGGTAATAACAATTCTGGTAAAACAAATCTTTTAGCAGGAATACAACGTTTGTGTAATCTTGTCAGAAGAGGAAACCCTGATGAACAAATAAGTCGACACGTAAATGCTGCGAGAGATTTATATCCACATAGATATAGACTTGCGAAAGATGAAGAACCCATTTCTTATTCAATTTTATGGAATAATGAGGATGGAGAAATTAATTATAAAATAGAAATACATAAAAGCGATAGATTTATAAATAATGCTAGTTGTAAAGAAAGAGTAATTATTAAATTAGCTAATAATAGAATACCTAAAGAAGTTACTAGTGGCTATAATCAGCCTACCGCTATACTAGCACTAAGAGAAATAATACGATTAGACTCATCTCTAAAGGAAACAGAAAAAGCAATATGCGAATTATTTTTTCTTTCTTTTGATAGTACATTGAGTTATCATCTTCAACCTACATTCCTCAAACAAATGGTTAAAGATAATCAGGATGCAGATAGAAAGCAAGATAATGAAGTTAATAACAGTTTTGAAATAGAAAAACTTAGAATACCTGTATGTTTGAACAAAACAGGAAGTAACTTTCAGTCAATTCTTCAGCATTTTAAAGAAAAAGAACAACGTATATATTCATCATTTATTGCAAAACTGAGAACAGTTGATTCAAGTTTTATCGGAGTTAGTTATGATTCAAATCAGTCGAGTTTAATTTGGGAATTTGACTTGGGACGTAAGGGTACTATTGAAGAATTTCTGCCACATATCATATCAGATGGTTTTATGAAAATTGCCGCAATAAGTTTGCTTGCGTCATTGCAAAATCCACCTGCATTAATCATGTTAGAAGAAATAGAAAATGGTATTAATCCAGGTAATATACAACAATTGATGAATTGGATTTGGCAAGCAACATCACCTAACCAAGATGGCTTTACAACATCACAATTTATTTTAACTTCTCACAGCCCCTCTGTTTTAAGAGAATTTAATCAACATCCTGATCATGTTTATACAGTTCGTTTAGATAAACGTAGTCGTCAAAGCGATGTGAGAAACTTAAATACTGCACTTGATACCCTTGTGGGAATTGGAGCAATTAAAGATGATGAAGTAGAATATGAAACTGAGGAAAATACAGGTAAACAGTTAATAAAAATACCAAAATATCAGTTAGCAGAACTTTGGTACACAGGGACAATTGGGTAA
- a CDS encoding type II toxin-antitoxin system VapC family toxin: protein MKILFDTSVLVSALIVNHPKHSVCFSWLKSAESKAVQGFISTHTLAETYSVITRLPIQPRLTPQQAQSIIVDILQYLEAIPLLSNDYQTAIAQMAALNLPGGGIFDALIAQAALKAEVNVLLTLNPNHFTRLGNAIANIVQVPE from the coding sequence ATGAAAATATTGTTTGATACTTCAGTCTTAGTGTCTGCATTAATTGTTAATCACCCGAAGCATTCTGTTTGTTTTTCATGGCTAAAATCAGCAGAGTCTAAAGCAGTTCAAGGCTTTATCTCGACTCATACTTTAGCTGAAACTTATTCTGTAATCACGCGCTTACCTATTCAGCCGCGTCTTACTCCTCAACAAGCTCAGAGCATTATAGTGGATATTTTACAGTACCTTGAAGCCATTCCACTACTATCCAATGACTATCAGACAGCGATCGCACAAATGGCAGCCTTAAACCTTCCTGGTGGCGGTATTTTCGATGCTTTGATTGCTCAAGCTGCTCTAAAAGCGGAAGTAAATGTTCTCCTAACACTGAATCCCAATCATTTTACTCGTTTGGGGAATGCGATCGCTAATATTGTACAAGTTCCTGAATAA
- the mfd gene encoding transcription-repair coupling factor, which translates to MAFSSIVRALARSPLTAELITKLNKQRELRLNGISRLPKGLVASALANYEDQDLCVVCATLEEAGRVFAQMEAMGWKTVHFYPTSEASPYEPFDPENELSWGQMQVLADLVNGQLQKQKTAIIATVGALQPHLPPPEAFKSFCVTLEKGMEFDLDGFGEKITLLGYERVPLVETEGQWSRRGDIVDVFPVSSELPVRLEWFGDEIEQIREFDPATQRSALDKVEKITLTPTSFAPIISDALKDLPNVETFQGISSELGTLEGSRRFLGLAFAKPASLLDYLSENTLVAIDELEQCYAHSDRWVENANSQWSVGAKHLEDHFLQPPIIYLPNASPVQLSVALPKIHRNFDECIAEIGNFRKLYLSELSEENSGLNLASRPLPVTPHQFAKLGETIRKERERNFAVWILSAQPSRSVSLLQEHDCPAQFIPNPRDYQAIDKLQINHIPIALKYSGLAELEGCILPSYRLVIVTDREFYGQHSLANFGYVRKRRQATSKQVDPNKLRQGDYVVHRSHGIGKFVKLESLTINDETRDYLVVQYADGLLRVAADQVGSLSRFRTGGDQAPELHKMSGKAWENTKSKVRKAIKKLAVDLLKLYAARSQQQGFSYPHDMPWQEEMEDSFPYQPTTDQLKAVQDVKRDMESERPMDRLVCGDVGFGKTEVAIRAIFKAVTAGKQVALLAPTTILTQQHYHTIKERFAPYPINVGLLNRFRSAEEKRNIQKRLATGELDIVVGTHQLLGKSVQFKDLGLLVIDEEQRFGVNQKEKIKSLKTQVDVLTLSATPIPRTLYMSLSGIREMSLITTPPPTRRPIQTHLSPLNSDVIRSAIRQELDRGGQVFYVVPRVDGIEETTTKLREMVPGGRFAIAHGQMDESELESTMLTFGNNDADILVCTTIIESGLDIPRVNTILIEDAHRFGLSQLYQLRGRVGRAGIQAHAWLFYPKQRELSDAARQRLRAIQEFTQLGSGYQLAMRDMEIRGVGNLLGAEQSGQMDVIGFDLYMEMLEEAIREIRGQEIPKVEDTQIDLNLTAFIPATYITDLDQKMSAYRAVATVKSKYELKQIAAEWTDRYGTIPVSANQLLRVMELKQLAKNLGFSRIKPENKQHIVLETPMEEPAWNLLAENLTPTMKARFVYSPGKVTARGLGVFKADQQLQTLIDTFVKMQGAISETP; encoded by the coding sequence ATGGCCTTTTCTTCTATTGTGCGTGCTTTGGCGCGATCGCCTCTTACCGCCGAACTAATTACCAAACTCAACAAACAACGGGAATTGCGGTTAAATGGGATTTCTCGGCTACCTAAGGGACTGGTAGCTTCAGCATTAGCAAACTATGAAGATCAGGATTTGTGCGTCGTCTGTGCCACCCTAGAGGAAGCTGGCCGGGTTTTCGCCCAAATGGAAGCAATGGGCTGGAAAACTGTGCATTTTTACCCAACTTCTGAAGCTTCTCCCTATGAACCTTTTGACCCTGAAAATGAGTTAAGTTGGGGTCAAATGCAGGTTTTAGCGGATTTGGTAAATGGTCAGTTGCAAAAGCAAAAAACTGCCATAATTGCCACTGTGGGGGCATTACAACCACATTTGCCACCTCCGGAAGCGTTTAAATCATTTTGTGTAACCTTAGAAAAAGGGATGGAATTTGATTTAGATGGGTTTGGGGAAAAAATCACTCTTTTGGGATATGAACGAGTTCCTCTGGTGGAAACTGAGGGACAATGGAGTAGACGGGGGGATATTGTGGATGTGTTTCCGGTGTCCTCAGAGTTGCCTGTGCGCTTGGAATGGTTTGGCGACGAAATTGAACAAATTCGAGAATTTGACCCCGCTACCCAACGTTCTGCTTTGGATAAGGTGGAAAAAATTACTCTCACCCCGACAAGTTTTGCACCTATTATTTCAGATGCACTGAAAGATTTACCAAATGTAGAGACGTTCCAGGGAATTTCTTCAGAGTTAGGAACATTAGAAGGAAGTCGGCGGTTTTTGGGGTTGGCTTTTGCAAAACCCGCTTCATTATTAGATTATTTATCTGAAAATACTCTTGTTGCCATTGATGAACTAGAACAATGTTATGCTCATAGCGATCGCTGGGTGGAAAATGCTAATAGTCAGTGGTCAGTAGGGGCGAAACATTTAGAAGACCATTTTTTGCAACCACCGATAATTTATCTTCCAAATGCTTCGCCGGTACAGTTGTCAGTTGCATTACCGAAAATTCATCGAAATTTTGATGAGTGTATAGCGGAAATTGGCAATTTTAGAAAGTTATATTTATCGGAATTATCAGAAGAAAATAGTGGACTGAATTTAGCTAGTAGACCTTTACCTGTTACACCTCATCAATTTGCAAAATTAGGGGAAACAATTAGAAAAGAACGCGAACGCAATTTTGCAGTTTGGATACTTTCGGCTCAACCTTCCCGTTCTGTTTCTCTTCTGCAAGAACATGATTGTCCCGCGCAGTTTATTCCCAATCCTCGTGATTATCAAGCTATTGATAAACTGCAAATTAATCATATTCCAATTGCCCTTAAATATTCCGGTTTAGCAGAATTAGAAGGTTGTATTTTACCTTCTTATCGGTTGGTTATTGTCACCGATAGAGAATTTTATGGACAACATTCCTTAGCTAATTTTGGCTATGTCCGCAAACGTCGTCAAGCGACATCTAAACAAGTTGATCCTAACAAATTACGTCAGGGAGATTATGTAGTTCATCGTAGTCATGGAATTGGTAAATTTGTCAAATTAGAAAGTCTGACAATTAATGATGAAACCCGTGATTATTTAGTTGTTCAATATGCAGATGGTTTGTTAAGAGTTGCGGCTGACCAAGTTGGTTCTTTATCTCGTTTCCGCACTGGTGGAGATCAAGCCCCAGAATTACATAAAATGAGCGGAAAAGCTTGGGAAAATACGAAGAGTAAAGTTCGCAAAGCCATTAAGAAATTAGCGGTAGATTTATTAAAATTGTATGCAGCCCGTTCTCAACAACAAGGTTTTTCCTATCCTCATGATATGCCTTGGCAAGAAGAAATGGAAGATTCTTTTCCTTACCAACCTACCACAGATCAACTCAAAGCGGTACAAGATGTGAAACGGGATATGGAAAGTGAAAGACCGATGGATAGGTTAGTATGTGGAGATGTGGGTTTTGGGAAAACAGAAGTAGCAATTCGGGCGATTTTTAAAGCTGTTACCGCAGGAAAGCAAGTTGCACTTTTAGCCCCAACAACAATTTTAACTCAACAACATTATCACACAATTAAAGAACGTTTTGCCCCTTATCCTATAAATGTGGGTTTACTGAATCGGTTTCGCAGTGCGGAAGAAAAACGGAATATTCAAAAACGACTGGCTACGGGAGAATTAGATATAGTTGTGGGGACGCATCAATTATTAGGTAAAAGTGTCCAATTTAAAGATCTAGGACTTTTAGTAATTGACGAAGAACAAAGATTTGGAGTTAATCAAAAGGAAAAAATCAAAAGCTTAAAAACTCAAGTTGATGTTTTAACTCTTTCTGCAACTCCCATTCCCAGAACCTTATATATGTCATTGTCGGGAATTCGGGAAATGAGTTTAATTACCACACCACCTCCCACCAGAAGACCAATTCAAACCCATCTTTCACCGCTCAACTCCGATGTTATTAGAAGTGCAATTCGACAAGAATTAGATCGAGGTGGACAAGTATTTTATGTAGTTCCCCGAGTAGACGGAATTGAAGAAACCACGACAAAATTGCGAGAAATGGTTCCTGGAGGCAGATTTGCGATCGCTCATGGTCAAATGGACGAAAGCGAGTTAGAATCAACTATGCTGACTTTTGGCAATAATGACGCTGATATTCTTGTTTGTACCACAATTATTGAATCTGGTTTAGATATTCCGCGAGTCAACACAATATTAATTGAAGATGCTCACCGTTTTGGTTTATCTCAATTATATCAATTGCGAGGACGAGTCGGACGGGCAGGAATTCAAGCCCACGCATGGTTATTTTACCCCAAACAAAGAGAATTATCCGATGCAGCCAGACAAAGATTAAGAGCAATTCAAGAATTTACTCAACTCGGTTCTGGATATCAATTAGCAATGCGGGATATGGAAATTCGCGGTGTGGGAAATTTGCTAGGTGCAGAACAATCTGGTCAAATGGATGTGATTGGCTTTGATTTGTACATGGAAATGTTAGAAGAAGCAATTCGAGAAATTAGAGGTCAAGAAATACCCAAAGTTGAAGATACTCAAATTGACCTTAATCTCACCGCATTTATTCCTGCAACCTACATTACTGACCTTGATCAAAAAATGAGTGCTTATCGGGCTGTAGCCACGGTAAAATCAAAATATGAATTAAAACAAATTGCTGCTGAATGGACTGATAGATATGGAACTATCCCAGTTTCGGCAAATCAATTATTACGAGTTATGGAATTAAAACAATTAGCCAAAAACCTGGGATTTAGCCGCATTAAACCAGAGAATAAACAGCACATTGTTTTAGAAACACCAATGGAAGAACCTGCTTGGAATCTATTAGCAGAAAACCTCACTCCCACCATGAAAGCAAGGTTTGTTTATTCTCCTGGGAAGGTAACAGCGAGAGGTTTAGGAGTGTTTAAAGCAGACCAACAATTGCAAACTTTAATAGATACTTTTGTAAAAATGCAAGGTGCAATTTCGGAAACTCCTTAA
- a CDS encoding IS4 family transposase — protein MGIQKEHHQMLTQFTTEYDLQPIAKHLSTIIKESLASVSSSKCRQGTILVPTFVIWFVILSTIRRDLSYLGIMDWMISGLRWLSCCLPKQLISEGAMSHARVRIGLTVFQLIFKKLTSSLTTLKYDFHKWTTVIFDGSTGTTPDTESNRDKFGKSKCGRGESAFPMLRIVTLISASTRLILDFTYGSSQGKGTGERTLMTKLLAQFNQKNLLFLLDAGLYSFATIFSIRTKECDFLLRVASNVKLPVISDSRLPDGYMARYPDGSYLSEINGKILNLEKSTESHKQWNQESIIVRVIEYQIPGFLPRRLVTSIIDPNISAKELIIHYHCRWEVEISFCEIKTHQCATLKGQMPTIFRSKTSELVEQELYAMLIAYNLLRDLIYQSANEYNKNPLLLSFLESLQLVIDLVQLISHSSLKLREIQHQYLLSLISQSEIDRPRRKRINPRVVKIKMSKFKRKNSSHKSEIRDIEKDLKILPPQAV, from the coding sequence ATGGGAATTCAAAAAGAACATCATCAGATGCTTACTCAGTTTACGACAGAATATGATCTGCAACCAATTGCAAAACATTTATCAACTATTATCAAAGAATCTTTGGCGAGTGTTTCATCAAGTAAATGTCGTCAAGGAACGATTCTAGTACCAACGTTTGTCATTTGGTTTGTAATTCTCTCCACTATCCGTCGTGATTTAAGTTATTTAGGAATAATGGATTGGATGATATCAGGATTGAGGTGGTTATCCTGTTGTCTACCAAAACAACTTATTTCTGAAGGTGCTATGAGTCATGCCAGAGTTCGTATAGGATTAACAGTTTTTCAACTAATATTTAAAAAACTCACTTCTAGTTTGACAACATTGAAATATGACTTTCATAAATGGACTACAGTAATATTTGATGGTTCCACAGGTACGACACCTGATACTGAAAGTAATCGTGATAAATTTGGGAAGTCTAAATGTGGTCGAGGAGAAAGTGCTTTTCCCATGCTGAGAATAGTCACATTAATATCAGCATCAACACGCCTGATCCTAGATTTTACCTATGGTTCGAGCCAAGGTAAAGGAACTGGTGAAAGGACTTTAATGACTAAATTACTGGCACAATTTAACCAGAAAAACTTATTATTTTTATTAGATGCTGGTTTATATTCCTTTGCAACTATTTTTAGTATTCGTACAAAAGAATGCGACTTTTTACTTAGGGTAGCTTCTAATGTTAAACTACCTGTTATCTCTGATTCTCGTTTGCCAGATGGATACATGGCTAGATATCCAGATGGAAGTTATTTATCAGAAATTAATGGCAAAATTCTCAATTTAGAAAAATCTACAGAATCGCATAAACAATGGAATCAGGAAAGTATCATTGTCCGAGTTATTGAATATCAAATTCCTGGTTTTCTCCCTCGTCGTTTAGTTACTAGTATTATTGACCCTAATATTTCTGCCAAAGAATTAATTATTCACTATCATTGCAGATGGGAGGTGGAAATTAGTTTCTGTGAAATAAAAACACATCAATGTGCTACGCTCAAAGGACAAATGCCCACTATTTTTCGGAGCAAAACATCTGAATTAGTCGAACAAGAACTTTATGCTATGTTAATTGCTTATAATCTACTCCGCGATTTAATTTACCAATCTGCTAACGAATATAATAAAAATCCTTTACTCCTTAGTTTTCTTGAATCTTTGCAACTAGTTATAGATTTAGTACAACTCATCAGCCATTCATCCTTAAAATTACGAGAAATTCAACATCAATATTTATTATCATTAATTTCCCAGTCTGAAATTGATCGCCCCCGACGAAAACGTATTAATCCCCGTGTTGTCAAAATTAAAATGTCCAAATTCAAGCGCAAAAACTCTTCCCATAAATCTGAAATCAGAGATATAGAAAAAGACTTGAAAATCCTTCCCCCACAAGCAGTTTGA
- a CDS encoding PRC-barrel domain-containing protein: MTSEQIVRRSDILNTQVITRDNGKRLGIVSQIWVDIDQREVVALSLRDSLISISSLPRNMYLNTINQIGDVILVDNEDVIEDVEVEILSNLMNWEVITETGEVLGKVRGFKFNGETGKIYSIVIASLGLPQIPDQFLSTYELSIDEVVSTGPSRLIVFEGAEERVNQLTVGVLERLGIGKAPWERDAEEEFGYTPPRTVAPSNQLPSGVPLQAPRPKVRIPEPIAQEEEWTEDYVEEERPQRQVMKARSYESIQYDEDEEDNWSDETVRDSYQEAPRTAAKPAKKTYADQYDDYDDDLETDAWDDAPKPVNIPKKVKERQVEYEEEGGY, from the coding sequence ATGACTTCAGAACAAATAGTTAGACGTTCAGATATATTAAACACTCAGGTAATCACCCGCGACAACGGTAAGCGGTTAGGTATCGTGAGTCAAATCTGGGTTGATATTGATCAAAGAGAGGTTGTGGCACTTAGTCTGCGGGACAGCCTCATCTCTATTTCTAGTTTGCCTCGCAATATGTATCTCAACACCATCAACCAAATCGGTGATGTCATCTTAGTTGATAACGAGGATGTCATCGAAGATGTAGAAGTAGAGATTCTCAGCAACCTGATGAACTGGGAAGTCATCACCGAAACAGGTGAAGTATTAGGCAAGGTGAGAGGCTTTAAATTTAATGGCGAAACGGGTAAAATATACTCTATAGTCATTGCCTCCTTGGGATTACCGCAAATTCCTGACCAGTTTTTGAGTACCTATGAACTGTCCATAGATGAAGTTGTCAGCACTGGTCCGAGTCGCTTAATTGTGTTTGAAGGTGCTGAAGAAAGAGTAAACCAATTAACCGTAGGCGTTTTAGAACGGCTGGGAATTGGTAAAGCCCCTTGGGAACGAGATGCAGAAGAGGAATTTGGCTATACGCCCCCCCGCACAGTTGCCCCCAGCAATCAATTACCTAGCGGTGTACCCCTCCAAGCACCCCGGCCAAAAGTTCGCATTCCTGAACCCATAGCCCAGGAAGAGGAATGGACGGAAGACTACGTAGAGGAAGAAAGACCCCAGCGGCAAGTCATGAAAGCCCGTTCTTATGAGTCAATTCAGTATGATGAAGATGAAGAAGATAACTGGAGTGACGAAACAGTCAGAGATAGTTATCAGGAAGCACCCAGAACCGCAGCCAAGCCTGCTAAAAAGACCTACGCAGATCAGTATGATGACTATGATGATGATCTCGAAACTGATGCTTGGGATGATGCACCAAAGCCTGTGAATATTCCCAAAAAGGTCAAGGAACGACAGGTGGAATACGAAGAAGAAGGCGGATATTAA
- a CDS encoding Uma2 family endonuclease has product MVLQLLRHQFTVKQFHQMAESGILSENERLELIRGEMIDMSPIGTRHSGCVLFLSNLLALLLGGLALINVQNPVELDETSEPQPDIALLKPRADFYRTAHPQPEDIFLLIEVADTTIKYDREVKIPLYAEANIPEVWLIDVNQEVIEVYRNPLQGVYQDIQKLVKNQTLSILAFPDVSINVTEIF; this is encoded by the coding sequence ATGGTTTTACAATTACTCAGACACCAATTTACAGTTAAGCAATTTCACCAAATGGCTGAATCTGGTATTTTGTCAGAAAATGAAAGATTAGAATTAATTCGCGGAGAAATGATTGATATGTCCCCTATTGGTACAAGACACTCAGGTTGTGTTTTATTTTTAAGTAACTTACTAGCGTTGCTATTAGGAGGTCTGGCCTTAATTAATGTCCAAAACCCAGTAGAATTAGATGAAACTTCTGAACCTCAACCAGATATAGCATTATTAAAACCCCGTGCAGATTTTTATAGAACTGCACACCCCCAACCAGAAGATATATTTTTGTTAATAGAAGTTGCCGACACAACGATAAAATATGACAGAGAAGTAAAAATTCCTTTATATGCAGAAGCAAATATTCCTGAAGTTTGGTTAATAGATGTTAATCAGGAAGTTATAGAAGTATATCGAAATCCTCTCCAGGGAGTTTATCAAGATATACAGAAGTTAGTAAAAAATCAGACTTTATCAATTTTAGCTTTTCCTGATGTCAGTATTAATGTGACTGAAATATTTTAA
- a CDS encoding hemolysin family protein has product MSSFTFEILTILVLIFANGVFSMSEMAVVSARKVRLQQLANQGDINARAALKLAESPNHFLSIVQVGITLINILNGVFGGATIAKRLEEYVKLVPVLANYSNAIASGVVVLLITYFSLIVGELVPKRLALNNPEKIAALVAIPMGTLAKIASPIVKILGASTDLVLRILGITPSAEPQVTEEEIKILIEQGTEAGTFEEAEQDMVERVFRLGDRAVTSFMTPRPDIVWLDLDDSPEENRHKMVENGYSRYPICQEGLDNVLGIIPVTDLLARSLRNEPFDLTLGLRQPVFVPESTRGLKVLELFKQTVTHMALVVDEYGVIQGLVTLNDIMSEIVGDVPAEPGQEEPQAVQREDGSWLVDGMLGIEEFLELFDLEELETEERGNYQTLGGFVITHLGRIPAAADHFEWDNMRFEVMDMDGNRVDKVLVVPKGMGNG; this is encoded by the coding sequence ATGTCTTCCTTCACGTTTGAAATTTTAACGATTTTGGTGCTAATTTTCGCTAATGGTGTATTTTCAATGTCGGAAATGGCCGTAGTCTCAGCCCGGAAAGTTAGACTACAGCAGTTAGCCAATCAAGGAGATATCAACGCAAGGGCTGCATTAAAACTCGCAGAATCTCCCAACCATTTTTTATCTATTGTCCAAGTAGGGATTACACTCATTAATATCCTTAATGGTGTCTTCGGTGGTGCTACCATTGCCAAAAGACTGGAAGAGTATGTCAAATTAGTCCCAGTTTTAGCGAATTATAGCAATGCGATCGCCTCTGGGGTAGTGGTATTACTAATTACCTATTTTTCCCTGATTGTCGGTGAACTCGTCCCCAAACGTCTGGCTTTAAATAACCCTGAAAAAATCGCCGCTTTAGTAGCTATCCCCATGGGGACTTTAGCAAAAATAGCTTCACCTATAGTTAAAATTTTGGGTGCTTCTACGGATTTAGTATTGCGAATTTTGGGAATTACCCCCTCTGCTGAACCGCAAGTTACAGAGGAAGAAATTAAAATACTCATAGAACAAGGAACAGAAGCGGGGACATTTGAAGAAGCCGAACAGGACATGGTAGAGAGAGTTTTCCGGTTAGGCGATCGCGCCGTCACCTCTTTTATGACACCCCGTCCTGATATAGTTTGGTTAGACTTAGACGACTCTCCTGAAGAAAATCGCCACAAAATGGTGGAAAACGGCTATTCTCGCTATCCAATTTGTCAAGAAGGATTAGATAACGTCCTGGGAATTATTCCTGTCACCGACTTATTAGCGAGAAGTTTACGGAATGAACCCTTTGACTTAACACTAGGATTACGTCAACCCGTATTTGTCCCGGAAAGCACCCGCGGTTTAAAAGTTTTAGAATTATTCAAACAAACCGTCACACACATGGCTTTAGTTGTAGATGAATATGGCGTAATTCAAGGTTTAGTCACTCTTAACGACATTATGAGTGAAATCGTCGGTGATGTTCCCGCAGAACCAGGACAAGAAGAACCCCAAGCTGTACAACGGGAAGATGGTTCTTGGTTAGTAGATGGAATGTTAGGAATAGAAGAGTTTTTAGAACTATTTGATCTGGAAGAATTAGAAACTGAAGAAAGAGGAAATTATCAAACATTAGGCGGTTTTGTGATCACCCATTTAGGACGGATTCCCGCAGCCGCTGATCATTTTGAATGGGATAATATGCGGTTTGAAGTTATGGATATGGACGGAAATCGGGTTGATAAGGTATTAGTTGTACCCAAAGGAATGGGTAATGGGTAA